One stretch of Arachis hypogaea cultivar Tifrunner chromosome 20, arahy.Tifrunner.gnm2.J5K5, whole genome shotgun sequence DNA includes these proteins:
- the LOC112786681 gene encoding uncharacterized protein isoform X1, producing the protein MDHMPFRSKRSKRAQRNPRNGQEKTQRKKPPKLVDLSSERGREIRRRRRQRSKSPRCTTSLQRHYNYLAPVGSDGVVHESDLLLMTTEKIPKTFNLSFVPTQSMDLAEVELAVAAYIFSKDLPKIEVLADVGHCIADRTALLTLGPNERVMDDVITVVATMLSKTSSSHQWFMLTMIMVTAMLYCSKMPYKGHV; encoded by the exons ATGGACCATATGCCTTTCAGATCGAAGAGGTCAAAGAGAGCCCAACGTAATCCACGAAATGGTCAAGAAAAGACACAACGAAAGAAGCCCCCTAAGTTG GTCGATCTGTCTAGTGAACGCGGTCGGGAGATTCGACGGCGTCGACGTCAACGCAGCAAGTCACCACGATGCACTACCTCCCTTCAGAGGCACTATAATTATCTTGCCCCGGTTGGTAGCGACGGAGTGGTCCATGAGTCAGATCTGTTATTGATGACTACCGAGAAGATCCCAAAG ACTTTCAATCTGTCCTTCGTACCAACCCAGAGCATGGATCTCGCCGAGGTTGAGCTCGCTGTTGCCGCGTACATCTTTAGTAAAGATCTTCCGAAAAT TGAAGTTCTGGCTGACGTCGGTCACTGCATTGCGGACAGAACTGCATTACTAACGCTTGGCCCAAATGAAAGAGTCATGGATGAT GTTATTACTGTCGTGGCAACGATGTTGTCGAAGACGTCCAGTAGTCACCAGTGGTTCATGCTGACAATGATCATG GTGACTGCCATGTTATACTGCAGCAAGATGCCATACAAGGGACACGTCTAA
- the LOC112786681 gene encoding uncharacterized protein isoform X2, with protein MTTEKIPKTFNLSFVPTQSMDLAEVELAVAAYIFSKDLPKIEVLADVGHCIADRTALLTLGPNERVMDDVITVVATMLSKTSSSHQWFMLTMIMVTAMLYCSKMPYKGHV; from the exons ATGACTACCGAGAAGATCCCAAAG ACTTTCAATCTGTCCTTCGTACCAACCCAGAGCATGGATCTCGCCGAGGTTGAGCTCGCTGTTGCCGCGTACATCTTTAGTAAAGATCTTCCGAAAAT TGAAGTTCTGGCTGACGTCGGTCACTGCATTGCGGACAGAACTGCATTACTAACGCTTGGCCCAAATGAAAGAGTCATGGATGAT GTTATTACTGTCGTGGCAACGATGTTGTCGAAGACGTCCAGTAGTCACCAGTGGTTCATGCTGACAATGATCATG GTGACTGCCATGTTATACTGCAGCAAGATGCCATACAAGGGACACGTCTAA